A window of Maridesulfovibrio ferrireducens contains these coding sequences:
- the pheT gene encoding phenylalanine--tRNA ligase subunit beta, with protein sequence MLLSMQWLRDFVPYEGEIQELGDRLTMLGLELEEIYNPFEAISPIVVGHIVECGAHPEAEKLSVCKVDVGEAELLDIVCGAPNVAKGQNVPVAKVGAVMPGGLKIKKAKLRGIKSHGMICSERELELSDAHKGIMVLPETLKAGQNFVEAMNLETTILDLGVTPNRADCLSILGIARETALGFNLPLTMPALNLIESGGNAADMLKINIDDPDLCPLYQARILEGAAIKPSPDWMRYRLLSVGVRPINNIVDVTNYILFELGQPLHAFDRDLLKGNSIKVGLASDGLKFSTLDEQERTLKDSDLLIWDSERPVALAGVMGGMNSEISNESKNVVLESAVFRPGLIRKTARRLSLPSEASYRFERGVDQQLNTFAMNRAAQLMSELSGAKVISGVAKNEPKPWQTRTHDYRHARCNSWLGLSLDPEFSKNAFTLMGLEVNDSDADRWKVTTPSFRLDLEREADLYEEVARYFGMDKIPSVLPRISKTFDSAVLADTPYGFFRRIKQWGRGVGLHEAINYSFVGDEDLDLLGLPTEGRVHIANPLSEDQNVLRTELAPGMLNTVRHNLAQGNTHIRIFEIAKNFVEDTTSDTNTREQTRIGVMLTGQRNAAEWPHEHGDVDYLDIKGLIEHLICDLKLETPEVSLVEGHSYLEPCIKIECGNDEVGFMGMIKPDIADKYHAKKEIWMADLNVEILRDKVMNHDIQFALLPVFPPSRRDVTAIAPVSLHAEAIQKAILGLKLPLLESVELVTVFTPEGQDTERNISFRLTYRHANKTLKDKEVDKEHAKVLSALEKALPVRF encoded by the coding sequence ATGCTTTTAAGCATGCAATGGCTACGCGATTTCGTTCCTTACGAAGGCGAAATTCAGGAACTTGGCGACAGACTGACTATGCTCGGCCTTGAGCTGGAAGAAATTTACAATCCTTTCGAAGCTATCTCTCCCATAGTGGTCGGACACATTGTTGAATGTGGCGCGCACCCTGAAGCTGAAAAGCTTTCAGTTTGTAAAGTTGATGTCGGAGAAGCTGAACTTCTTGATATCGTCTGCGGCGCACCCAACGTTGCCAAAGGACAGAATGTCCCCGTAGCAAAAGTCGGTGCAGTTATGCCCGGCGGCCTTAAAATAAAAAAGGCTAAGCTTCGCGGTATTAAGTCTCACGGCATGATCTGCTCCGAAAGAGAGCTTGAACTTTCTGATGCCCATAAAGGCATCATGGTTCTTCCTGAAACATTAAAAGCTGGACAGAATTTTGTAGAGGCGATGAACCTCGAAACAACAATTCTCGACCTTGGAGTCACTCCTAACAGAGCTGACTGTCTTTCTATTTTAGGTATAGCCAGAGAAACTGCTCTCGGCTTCAACTTGCCGCTTACCATGCCTGCACTCAATCTTATTGAGTCCGGTGGCAACGCTGCAGATATGTTGAAAATTAATATCGACGATCCAGACCTCTGTCCTCTTTATCAGGCCAGAATTCTCGAAGGTGCGGCTATCAAACCCTCCCCTGACTGGATGCGTTACCGCCTTCTTTCAGTCGGAGTTAGACCCATCAACAATATCGTTGACGTTACTAACTATATTCTTTTTGAGCTTGGACAGCCCCTGCACGCCTTTGACCGCGATCTGCTGAAAGGCAATTCCATCAAAGTCGGACTTGCTTCCGACGGACTTAAGTTCTCCACTCTTGATGAGCAGGAACGTACTCTAAAAGATTCCGATCTGCTTATCTGGGACTCTGAACGTCCGGTAGCTCTTGCCGGAGTTATGGGCGGCATGAATTCTGAGATCAGCAATGAGTCAAAAAATGTAGTCCTTGAAAGTGCAGTTTTCAGACCCGGATTAATCCGTAAAACAGCCCGCAGACTCTCTCTGCCTTCTGAGGCTTCTTACAGATTCGAACGCGGCGTAGATCAGCAGCTTAATACTTTTGCAATGAACAGAGCCGCTCAGCTTATGAGTGAACTTTCCGGCGCAAAAGTTATTTCAGGAGTTGCCAAGAACGAACCGAAACCTTGGCAGACTCGCACTCATGATTATCGCCATGCCCGCTGTAATTCATGGCTCGGACTTTCACTCGATCCGGAATTCAGCAAAAATGCGTTCACCCTCATGGGACTCGAAGTAAATGACTCCGACGCAGACCGCTGGAAAGTAACCACTCCTTCATTCAGACTTGACCTCGAACGTGAGGCTGATCTTTATGAAGAAGTTGCGCGATACTTCGGTATGGATAAAATTCCTTCCGTTCTTCCTCGCATTTCTAAAACTTTCGATTCAGCTGTACTCGCTGATACACCTTACGGCTTCTTTCGCAGAATTAAGCAATGGGGACGCGGTGTAGGCCTTCACGAAGCTATCAACTACAGCTTTGTAGGTGATGAAGATCTGGATCTACTTGGACTTCCCACCGAAGGACGGGTTCACATAGCAAACCCGCTGAGTGAAGATCAGAATGTACTGCGTACCGAGCTTGCTCCGGGAATGCTGAATACTGTCCGCCATAATCTGGCACAGGGCAATACTCATATCAGAATTTTTGAAATCGCCAAAAACTTTGTGGAAGATACTACATCCGACACAAACACCCGTGAGCAGACCAGAATAGGCGTCATGCTCACCGGACAGCGAAATGCGGCTGAATGGCCGCATGAACACGGCGACGTCGACTACCTCGATATTAAAGGGCTTATTGAGCATCTTATTTGTGACCTTAAACTGGAAACTCCTGAAGTTTCTCTCGTTGAAGGCCACTCATATCTTGAACCTTGTATCAAAATTGAATGCGGCAACGACGAAGTCGGATTCATGGGTATGATCAAACCTGATATCGCTGACAAATATCACGCAAAAAAAGAAATTTGGATGGCAGACCTCAATGTCGAAATCCTGCGTGATAAAGTCATGAATCATGATATTCAATTTGCTCTGCTCCCTGTTTTCCCTCCTTCAAGAAGAGACGTGACCGCAATAGCCCCTGTCTCCCTTCATGCCGAGGCAATCCAAAAGGCAATTCTCGGACTGAAACTGCCACTGCTTGAATCTGTCGAACTGGTTACTGTCTTCACCCCGGAAGGACAGGACACCGAACGCAATATATCCTTCCGCCTGACTTACCGTCACGCCAATAAGACTCTGAAGGATAAAGAAGTAGATAAGGAACATGCAAAAGTGCTTTCCGCTCTGGAAAAAGCGCTTCCTGTTCGTTTCTAA
- a CDS encoding TetR family transcriptional regulator produces MARKTKEEAEKTRQALLASAFKVFSTKGYAKTTLQDIAEDSGVTRGAVYWHFKNKTDLFEKLLDHAFLPVQSIIFSKFDEKSSPKEILVTLMKIWLNHATSDKNFRTAFEIIFNKTEWSDELMPFKLKYKDEEFKFIKQVELIFERGINEGVFRKDLKPAVASAFYYSSLFGLAQYSLFFEKELDINKEIDMFINMFLHSCLCKN; encoded by the coding sequence ATGGCGCGTAAGACCAAAGAAGAAGCAGAAAAGACCAGACAAGCCTTGCTCGCATCTGCTTTTAAAGTATTCAGCACTAAAGGCTATGCTAAAACAACACTGCAAGATATTGCTGAGGATTCCGGAGTCACCCGAGGCGCAGTCTACTGGCATTTTAAAAATAAAACAGACCTGTTCGAAAAACTGCTTGATCATGCTTTTCTTCCCGTTCAAAGTATTATTTTTTCTAAATTTGATGAGAAATCCTCCCCTAAAGAAATTCTTGTCACCCTTATGAAGATATGGCTTAACCATGCTACTTCTGACAAAAATTTTCGCACAGCCTTTGAAATAATTTTCAATAAAACCGAATGGTCAGATGAACTTATGCCCTTCAAACTCAAATATAAAGACGAAGAGTTTAAGTTTATCAAGCAAGTTGAATTAATTTTTGAAAGGGGAATTAATGAAGGGGTATTCCGTAAGGATTTAAAACCGGCGGTAGCCTCAGCATTTTATTACTCCAGTCTTTTCGGACTAGCACAATATTCTCTCTTTTTTGAAAAAGAACTTGATATCAATAAAGAAATTGACATGTTTATAAACATGTTTTTACACTCATGCCTATGCAAAAATTAA
- a CDS encoding aminopeptidase translates to MLTEKQLEKYVEALWWGLTTARTKPYEKGDVIMIRYEAEALPLAEVVFKRLIDEGLNPVSRLSLTPSMEKSFYGSGNDDQVTFIAPGDEELTKKLNGLIVLLAPSSLTHLADVDPSRIGKSAVARKYIRDIMDIREQEGELGWTLCSYPTKAMAESAGLSLEDFTAQIVKACYLDDEDPAASWKGVFNKATEVKDWLNGLDIKSYRIVSEGMDLTVLHGEMRQWIGVSGHNIPSFELFISPDWRGTSGVFYADQPSFRSGNYVEGVKLTFENGVVTDVSAKEGEDFVKKQIAMDPGASRLGEFSLTDRRFSRIDKFMANTLYDENYGGEFGNSHVAVGASYADTYAGDQTKLDAELKEKLGYNSSALHWDLVNTLDKTVYAKLKDGREVVIYAKGEFQL, encoded by the coding sequence ATGTTGACTGAAAAGCAACTTGAAAAATATGTTGAAGCTTTATGGTGGGGCCTTACTACCGCCAGAACTAAGCCCTACGAGAAGGGCGACGTTATTATGATCCGTTACGAAGCCGAGGCTCTGCCTCTTGCTGAGGTTGTGTTTAAGAGGCTTATAGACGAAGGCTTGAATCCTGTGTCGAGACTAAGTCTTACTCCTTCTATGGAAAAAAGTTTTTATGGTTCGGGAAATGATGATCAGGTTACTTTCATTGCGCCCGGAGATGAAGAATTAACTAAAAAACTTAACGGGCTTATCGTGCTTCTTGCACCTTCTTCTTTAACTCATCTGGCAGATGTTGATCCATCACGTATCGGAAAGTCTGCAGTGGCAAGAAAGTATATTCGGGATATTATGGATATCCGTGAGCAGGAAGGAGAGCTCGGCTGGACGCTTTGTTCTTATCCGACCAAAGCTATGGCGGAATCAGCCGGGCTTTCACTCGAAGATTTTACAGCTCAGATTGTAAAAGCCTGTTATCTGGATGATGAAGATCCCGCTGCCAGTTGGAAGGGCGTTTTTAATAAGGCTACTGAAGTTAAAGACTGGCTTAATGGGCTGGATATTAAGTCCTACCGTATTGTTTCCGAAGGAATGGACCTGACAGTCCTGCATGGTGAAATGAGGCAGTGGATAGGTGTTTCCGGCCATAATATCCCCAGTTTTGAATTATTCATATCACCGGACTGGCGTGGCACTTCGGGTGTTTTTTATGCCGACCAGCCTTCATTCAGGTCCGGTAACTATGTTGAAGGTGTTAAGCTGACCTTTGAAAATGGGGTAGTTACTGATGTTTCTGCGAAAGAAGGCGAAGATTTTGTTAAAAAGCAGATTGCCATGGACCCGGGAGCTTCGCGTCTCGGAGAATTTTCGTTGACGGATCGTCGCTTCTCCAGAATTGATAAGTTTATGGCTAACACTCTTTATGATGAAAATTATGGCGGAGAGTTCGGAAATAGTCATGTAGCCGTCGGTGCGTCATATGCCGACACTTATGCAGGAGATCAGACTAAACTTGATGCTGAGTTGAAAGAAAAGTTGGGCTACAATAGCTCCGCACTACATTGGGACTTAGTAAATACTCTTGATAAAACAGTATATGCCAAGCTTAAAGACGGGCGTGAAGTTGTAATCTATGCTAAAGGTGAATTCCAGCTTTAA
- a CDS encoding ferredoxin — translation MGYAITIDTEKCNGDGECVDVCPTEVYELQDNKAVAVNEEECLGCESCIEVCEQGAITIEEQ, via the coding sequence ATGGGCTACGCTATCACTATTGATACAGAAAAATGTAATGGCGACGGTGAATGTGTTGATGTTTGTCCTACCGAAGTTTACGAACTTCAGGACAACAAAGCCGTTGCAGTAAATGAAGAAGAATGTCTTGGTTGCGAATCCTGCATCGAAGTTTGCGAACAGGGCGCTATCACTATCGAGGAACAATAG
- a CDS encoding YkgJ family cysteine cluster protein, which produces MDFTNIFEKYEALVAEVDKAFKTVSEQTDDGIKCGKGCSDCCHALFDLTLVEAIYLNRKFNENFRGMKRSTVMQRSDVADRSIHKIKRRAFKASQAGTSAHEIIKEISLARVRCPLLGDDDLCELYDFRPLTCRIYGVPMNIGGEAHSCTKSGFSSGKSYPTINMDNLQTKLVALSTELTESINSKLKALPEMIVPVSMALVTDYTPEYLGENTGNAKEEVEAPVAAPSEACSTCSEDKSACANCNYTVSLGAAPDAE; this is translated from the coding sequence TTGGACTTCACCAATATTTTCGAAAAATATGAAGCCCTTGTTGCAGAAGTGGACAAGGCTTTCAAAACAGTATCCGAACAGACAGATGACGGCATCAAATGCGGAAAAGGTTGCAGCGACTGCTGTCACGCTCTTTTTGACCTAACTTTAGTTGAAGCTATTTACCTGAATCGCAAATTTAATGAAAATTTCCGCGGAATGAAACGCTCAACAGTGATGCAGCGTTCTGACGTTGCCGACAGAAGCATTCATAAAATTAAAAGAAGAGCCTTCAAAGCCAGTCAGGCAGGCACATCTGCACATGAAATCATTAAAGAAATTTCACTTGCCCGCGTCAGATGCCCGCTTCTGGGTGACGACGACCTTTGTGAATTATATGATTTCAGACCTCTCACCTGCCGCATATATGGTGTTCCCATGAACATTGGCGGTGAGGCTCACTCATGCACCAAATCCGGTTTTTCATCCGGCAAGTCCTATCCGACAATCAACATGGATAATCTTCAGACAAAACTCGTTGCACTTAGTACCGAACTGACTGAAAGTATCAATTCCAAACTCAAAGCTCTGCCTGAAATGATTGTTCCTGTATCAATGGCTCTTGTCACAGACTACACTCCTGAATATTTAGGAGAAAACACAGGCAATGCCAAAGAAGAAGTTGAAGCTCCGGTAGCAGCTCCTTCCGAAGCATGCAGCACCTGCTCTGAAGACAAAAGTGCCTGTGCCAACTGTAATTATACAGTTTCACTCGGTGCCGCTCCAGATGCGGAATAA
- a CDS encoding tetratricopeptide repeat protein, with the protein MQKFDNIDDYITDLEDKKAKSPNCSNTRYNLGVAYLSKRDFMEAEREFLAAIDESPKMAEAYVQLGGIAFQRDDLKGCLSYNIAATQQRPFFAVPWGNIGFVYMQQGDVEKAIQALKRAIKYDHNFVQALSTLGSAYYHQGEVEDCIEVCEKAVKLADTFGPAWNNLALCYSDKGDYARAVECIDKAIATGFEVPAEFLKEIEAHR; encoded by the coding sequence GTGCAGAAATTTGATAATATTGATGATTACATTACTGATCTTGAAGATAAAAAAGCAAAAAGCCCGAATTGCAGCAATACACGCTACAACCTCGGAGTTGCATATCTTTCCAAAAGAGACTTCATGGAAGCTGAGCGTGAATTTTTAGCTGCTATTGATGAGTCCCCCAAAATGGCTGAAGCATATGTTCAGCTTGGCGGAATTGCTTTCCAGCGCGACGACCTCAAAGGCTGCCTCAGCTACAACATAGCGGCTACACAGCAGCGTCCTTTCTTTGCTGTTCCCTGGGGAAACATTGGATTCGTATACATGCAGCAGGGTGACGTAGAAAAAGCCATCCAAGCTCTGAAACGCGCAATCAAATACGATCACAATTTCGTTCAGGCTCTTTCTACTCTTGGAAGCGCTTACTACCATCAGGGTGAAGTCGAAGACTGTATTGAAGTTTGCGAAAAAGCTGTAAAGCTCGCAGACACTTTCGGCCCAGCATGGAACAATCTGGCTCTATGTTACTCCGACAAAGGAGACTACGCTAGAGCTGTTGAATGCATAGACAAAGCAATTGCAACCGGATTCGAAGTCCCTGCTGAATTTCTTAAGGAAATTGAAGCACACCGTTAA
- a CDS encoding DUF3795 domain-containing protein produces the protein MLPKKTDTPEISAKSMAKIAPRHLIAPCGLDCSRCVGCVEGSVAEHALAIAETMGNNFQTYADRLKTFNPAMNEYSSFRTLLDSLASPNCGGCRSENKTCLPSCNIANCVSERNIEFCFECTDFPDCKKTGLPDSLLERWKKNNNLMKNTGIENFIKGLAERPRYP, from the coding sequence ATGCTACCTAAAAAAACAGATACTCCTGAAATAAGTGCCAAATCTATGGCTAAAATTGCCCCGCGACACTTAATAGCTCCTTGCGGGCTTGATTGCTCCCGCTGCGTAGGTTGTGTTGAGGGCAGTGTGGCAGAGCATGCGCTTGCAATAGCAGAAACAATGGGAAATAATTTTCAGACCTATGCCGACCGCTTAAAAACATTCAATCCTGCAATGAATGAATATTCATCTTTCCGTACACTGCTGGACTCCCTTGCAAGCCCGAACTGCGGAGGATGCCGTTCCGAAAACAAAACTTGTCTGCCCTCTTGTAATATTGCCAACTGTGTAAGCGAACGAAACATCGAATTCTGTTTCGAGTGTACCGATTTCCCCGACTGCAAAAAAACAGGACTTCCCGATTCCTTATTAGAGCGCTGGAAAAAAAACAATAACTTAATGAAAAACACAGGGATCGAAAATTTTATCAAGGGGCTGGCAGAAAGGCCCCGGTATCCATAA
- the pgm gene encoding phosphoglucomutase (alpha-D-glucose-1,6-bisphosphate-dependent) — translation MSLSHLAGKPAPPEILENIPKLVSAYYTIKPDPSVHSQLVAFGTSGHRGSSFDGSFNQEHIWAIAQAICEYRTSMGYTGPLFIGKDPHALSEPAQSSALEVFAANGITVFVNDKGYTPTPAISHAILSYNKGRKDGFADGVVITPSHNPPRDGGFKYNPPNGGPAGTTSTSTIQNRANEILKNGLKDIKRIPLNRAFSADTTHEFDFATPYINDLGNIVDMEAIAAAGLSIGVDPLGGAAIDFWEPIAEKYGLNLSVVNKKIDPAYSFMHVDKDGKIRMDCSSPYAMAGLIELKDKYDISFANDPDTDRHGIVTKSRGLMNPNHYLAVAIEYLYTNRPLWKKDLVVGKTLVSSSMIDRVAKSIDRKLMEVPVGFKWFVEPLLAGTCGFGGEESAGASFLRKDGTVWTTDKDGIIMNLLAAEITAKTDKDPGEHYTDLEKRFGHPVYKRVDAPATMEQKKAFSILTPDMVKAKTLAGETIEARLTAAPGNGEAIGGLKVVTENGWFAARPSGTESIYKIYAESFKGLAHLVAIQEEAGKIVNEAFEQALK, via the coding sequence ATGTCACTCAGTCATCTTGCAGGAAAACCAGCTCCACCTGAAATACTTGAAAATATTCCTAAACTGGTATCGGCCTATTACACGATAAAACCGGACCCATCCGTGCATTCGCAGTTGGTGGCTTTCGGAACATCAGGTCACAGAGGCTCATCCTTTGACGGTTCCTTTAATCAAGAACATATCTGGGCCATAGCCCAAGCCATATGCGAATACAGAACCTCAATGGGCTACACCGGACCCTTGTTCATAGGAAAAGATCCGCACGCTCTTTCCGAGCCGGCACAAAGTTCCGCACTCGAGGTTTTTGCTGCCAACGGTATTACCGTCTTTGTAAATGACAAAGGATACACTCCTACCCCGGCAATTTCACACGCTATTCTTTCTTACAACAAAGGAAGAAAAGACGGCTTTGCAGATGGAGTAGTAATCACACCGTCTCATAACCCACCCCGAGATGGTGGATTTAAATATAATCCGCCCAACGGCGGCCCGGCCGGCACAACTTCCACCAGCACTATTCAGAACAGGGCTAACGAAATTCTGAAAAACGGTCTTAAGGATATTAAACGCATTCCTTTGAATCGTGCATTTTCAGCGGACACAACCCATGAATTTGATTTTGCGACTCCATATATAAACGACCTCGGTAATATCGTAGATATGGAAGCTATTGCAGCGGCAGGGCTTAGCATCGGTGTTGATCCGCTCGGCGGGGCTGCAATTGATTTCTGGGAACCCATTGCTGAAAAATACGGATTAAATCTCAGCGTAGTTAATAAGAAAATCGATCCTGCCTATTCTTTTATGCACGTAGATAAAGACGGCAAAATCCGTATGGACTGCTCATCTCCCTACGCAATGGCAGGGCTGATTGAACTTAAAGATAAATACGACATTTCCTTTGCCAACGATCCGGATACAGACAGACATGGCATCGTTACCAAAAGCCGCGGGCTGATGAATCCGAATCATTATCTCGCTGTCGCAATTGAATACCTCTATACAAACAGACCTCTATGGAAAAAAGATCTGGTTGTCGGAAAAACTCTTGTTTCAAGCTCAATGATAGACCGTGTTGCAAAATCCATTGATCGCAAACTCATGGAAGTTCCGGTAGGATTCAAATGGTTCGTGGAACCACTTCTTGCCGGCACCTGTGGATTTGGAGGTGAGGAAAGTGCAGGTGCATCCTTCCTTAGAAAAGACGGAACAGTCTGGACCACCGATAAGGACGGTATCATTATGAATCTTCTCGCAGCTGAAATAACTGCGAAAACAGATAAAGATCCCGGCGAGCACTATACAGACCTTGAGAAACGATTCGGACACCCTGTTTATAAACGGGTTGATGCCCCCGCAACCATGGAGCAGAAAAAAGCTTTCAGCATATTAACGCCTGATATGGTCAAGGCAAAAACCCTTGCCGGAGAAACTATCGAAGCACGACTGACTGCTGCCCCCGGTAATGGCGAAGCTATCGGCGGACTGAAAGTTGTGACCGAAAACGGCTGGTTTGCAGCCCGACCTTCAGGTACAGAATCAATATATAAAATTTACGCCGAATCATTCAAAGGACTGGCTCACCTTGTAGCTATTCAGGAAGAAGCCGGAAAAATAGTTAATGAAGCCTTTGAACAGGCTCTTAAATAA
- a CDS encoding response regulator, whose product MSNYHILVVEDSLTQAVKLEYFLCVKGFSVSLASDGEKALNILADKKIDLVISDVVMPGMDGYELCEHIRSNPVYKTVPVILLTSLSEPGDIVRGLKSGATNFVTKPYDEAFLLSRIESVFKHGPFDSDQGMMQEVDFEFHGEKHSLKADFGQVFHLLLATYENTLLQSRQLDIANQKLIAREEQLSSVLASMSAKIAVLDTDAKLIAANESWRDLFAPGRSEVDLGGLDFREAVESSGCLIKDIDLLLEGVGSVVSGETNRYSLEFSIEGKQKGESFWHMLEVTPMRGRSGGAVASFIEITGRKEMERELIKARDTAEKANGLKSRFLASMSHEIRTPLNGVIGMTDLTLRSDLTDEQTENLEIVRLSANQLLTLINDILDLSKVEARMLTLEKKDFRLSESLRAVIKSMEPQALSRGLVLNIDIDEEVPDVVCGDEARLKQILYNLVGNSVKFTEQGGVFVQISALESINDECIVLQVSVRDTGIGIPEAKQSLIFQSFRQADDSTTRKFGGSGLGLAISRELVEMMGGSIGVRSSEGYGSIFTFDVILQHGDPAKLTSDNIDGNCNLVGSLEIACRILVVEDNPINVRVASSLLQKMGHSVYVASNGVEALSRLAVLDVDLVLMDLEMPEMDGFEAARRIRSEEAGESNKKIPIIAMSAHAMAGVKEKCELVGMNYYIAKPVQYSDLQDAILKVVNVDNSSIQKQADVESSVSLVLDREKAIEMYNGDEALYRELCDMFIVEVPHEIKKFNDAVLSNDHETAKRIVHTFKSSCAAICATRACEVSMQLEKAVLCQDSEAVYSFVEKFSVESEKVGAELRN is encoded by the coding sequence TTGAGTAACTACCATATTCTTGTAGTCGAAGACAGTCTTACTCAGGCTGTTAAACTTGAATATTTCCTTTGCGTGAAAGGTTTTAGCGTTTCGCTTGCTTCTGATGGTGAAAAGGCTCTCAATATTCTTGCCGATAAAAAAATTGATTTGGTAATCAGTGATGTTGTTATGCCGGGGATGGATGGATATGAGCTGTGTGAGCATATTCGCAGCAATCCTGTGTATAAAACTGTTCCTGTCATACTGCTGACAAGTCTTTCCGAGCCCGGAGACATTGTCAGAGGTCTTAAAAGCGGGGCTACAAATTTTGTTACCAAGCCTTACGATGAAGCTTTTTTACTTTCCAGAATAGAATCTGTTTTTAAGCATGGTCCATTTGATTCCGATCAAGGGATGATGCAGGAAGTTGATTTTGAATTTCACGGTGAGAAACATTCATTGAAGGCTGACTTCGGGCAGGTTTTTCATTTACTTCTTGCCACTTACGAAAACACGCTGTTGCAATCGCGTCAACTTGACATTGCTAATCAGAAGTTAATTGCCCGAGAGGAACAGTTAAGCTCCGTTTTGGCTTCGATGTCAGCTAAAATTGCTGTTCTTGATACTGACGCAAAATTGATAGCAGCTAATGAATCGTGGCGTGATTTATTTGCGCCCGGACGTTCGGAAGTGGACCTCGGAGGACTGGATTTCAGGGAGGCTGTTGAGTCCTCAGGATGTCTTATTAAAGACATTGATCTATTGCTTGAAGGAGTTGGTTCGGTTGTAAGCGGCGAGACAAATCGATATTCGCTTGAGTTTTCTATTGAAGGTAAACAAAAAGGTGAAAGTTTTTGGCATATGCTGGAGGTTACTCCTATGCGAGGCCGGTCCGGCGGAGCTGTTGCCTCCTTTATTGAGATTACCGGTCGTAAAGAAATGGAGCGCGAACTTATTAAGGCGCGTGATACGGCTGAAAAAGCTAATGGTTTGAAATCTCGTTTTCTCGCTTCCATGAGTCATGAGATTCGGACTCCGTTAAACGGGGTAATCGGAATGACTGATTTGACTTTGCGGTCTGATTTAACGGATGAGCAGACTGAAAATTTAGAAATAGTTCGTCTTTCAGCAAATCAGTTGCTTACGTTAATAAACGATATTCTTGATCTTTCAAAGGTTGAGGCCCGTATGCTCACGCTGGAAAAGAAAGATTTTCGCCTCAGTGAATCCCTTCGTGCTGTTATTAAAAGTATGGAACCTCAAGCTTTAAGTCGTGGTTTGGTTCTTAATATTGATATTGATGAAGAAGTCCCTGATGTTGTTTGCGGGGATGAAGCAAGACTTAAGCAAATTTTATATAATCTTGTAGGTAACTCTGTGAAGTTTACTGAGCAGGGTGGTGTGTTTGTCCAGATTTCAGCTTTGGAGAGCATAAATGATGAATGTATTGTTCTTCAAGTTTCAGTAAGAGATACCGGGATAGGTATTCCCGAAGCCAAGCAGTCTCTTATCTTTCAAAGCTTTAGGCAAGCTGATGACTCCACTACAAGAAAGTTCGGCGGTTCCGGTTTGGGGCTGGCTATATCCCGTGAGCTTGTAGAAATGATGGGTGGTTCAATAGGGGTTAGAAGCTCTGAAGGATACGGTAGTATTTTTACTTTTGATGTCATTTTACAACATGGCGACCCTGCGAAGCTTACTTCAGATAATATAGATGGAAACTGTAACTTGGTTGGAAGTTTAGAAATAGCATGTCGAATTTTAGTTGTTGAGGATAATCCTATCAACGTTAGGGTTGCGAGCAGTCTTTTGCAGAAAATGGGGCATAGTGTTTATGTTGCTTCGAACGGAGTTGAGGCTCTAAGCAGACTAGCCGTGTTAGACGTCGATCTTGTGTTGATGGATCTTGAGATGCCGGAAATGGACGGTTTTGAAGCTGCCAGGCGTATCCGTAGCGAAGAGGCTGGTGAATCTAATAAAAAAATTCCCATTATTGCAATGTCTGCCCATGCTATGGCTGGAGTGAAGGAAAAATGTGAACTGGTCGGAATGAATTATTATATTGCTAAACCTGTTCAGTATTCAGATTTACAAGATGCAATTTTAAAGGTTGTAAATGTGGATAATTCATCAATTCAAAAGCAGGCAGATGTTGAGAGTAGTGTAAGTTTAGTTCTTGATAGAGAGAAAGCTATTGAAATGTATAATGGTGATGAGGCTCTTTATCGTGAACTTTGCGATATGTTTATAGTTGAAGTACCACATGAAATTAAAAAATTTAATGATGCTGTTCTCAGCAATGATCATGAAACAGCTAAGAGAATTGTTCATACATTTAAAAGCAGTTGTGCTGCGATTTGTGCAACCCGTGCATGTGAAGTTTCTATGCAATTGGAAAAAGCGGTGCTTTGTCAAGATTCAGAGGCTGTATACAGTTTTGTTGAGAAATTTTCAGTTGAGTCGGAAAAGGTGGGGGCTGAACTGAGGAATTAA